One window from the genome of Schistocerca piceifrons isolate TAMUIC-IGC-003096 chromosome 1, iqSchPice1.1, whole genome shotgun sequence encodes:
- the LOC124802877 gene encoding uncharacterized protein LOC124802877: MDAKQVNVIALLISGLILCASAMPQGGADATTEGPPMPYNFEWKVEDPPTNNYYGQQESGNEAGRVEGKYYVLLPDKRLQTVTYYVEGDSGFRIQISYEQNANPLGVK, translated from the exons ATGGATGCAAAGCAAGTTAATGTGATTGCACTGCTCATCAGTGGCCTCATCTTATGTGCAAGTGCTATGCCTCAAGGAGGAGCTGATGCCACTACTGAAGGCCCACCAATGCCT tacaattttgagtGGAAAGTTGAAGACCCACCTACAAACAATTACTATGGACAACAAGAAAGTGGAAATGAAGCAGGGCGAGTGGAAGGGAAATATTATGTATTGCTGCCTGACAAGAGACTGCAGACCGTCACATACTATGTAGAGGGTGATAGTGGCTTCAGGATTCAGATCTCCTATGAGCAGAATGCAAATCCTCTTGGAGTAAAATAA